In the Thalassoglobus sp. JC818 genome, one interval contains:
- the rbfA gene encoding 30S ribosome-binding factor RbfA, whose protein sequence is MKSRRTAKVAEAIRQVVSSAILIELRDPRVKNVTVLSVDVAGDLRTAKVYVSILGDEKTELLSLKGLNAARGWLQSRIADQLQLRLTPVLTFVVDRGVKKSIEVSRRLHELGISEEDDEDLSSFDFPDSPDEFDDEAQSPETDENDQTPET, encoded by the coding sequence ATGAAAAGTCGCCGGACCGCCAAGGTAGCTGAAGCGATTCGTCAGGTGGTCAGTTCTGCAATTCTGATCGAATTGCGCGATCCTCGAGTCAAAAATGTGACGGTTCTCAGCGTGGATGTCGCAGGGGATCTACGTACAGCGAAAGTTTACGTCAGCATTCTGGGTGACGAGAAGACGGAATTGCTGTCTCTGAAAGGGCTGAATGCAGCGCGAGGCTGGTTACAATCCCGGATCGCGGACCAGCTTCAACTTCGATTGACTCCGGTTCTCACGTTTGTGGTGGACCGTGGTGTGAAGAAAAGCATCGAAGTTTCTCGCCGCCTGCATGAATTGGGGATCTCCGAGGAGGACGACGAGGACCTTTCCTCGTTTGATTTCCCTGACAGCCCAGATGAATTTGATGACGAAGCACAATCGCCCGAAACTGATGAGAACGACCAAACTCCGGAAACATAG
- the infB gene encoding translation initiation factor IF-2 produces MKIRIFALAKELGLDSKDLIQHCNDAGLNVKSSALASISPDERDLVLNYLKSLESGSAPVATEAVAAAPVREAGSTREMREIKGGAAAKQVQRRAPRKEKAKEGEADLTTVDEVTEDSFVDTQPADAGEVGVQSDDATLVENAEVRSVESDAAATSAQDASATASSTSEEQEVTAEDATPSENLSKDSEQSVPSQQVLEPPVEAKGESTETPASQEGEPTSKEAASAETAEGDSGVDAPAAQGSPISRDDYIDPTGGRSSGGAIREMRPQGSMRHRQPRKDKKRGPSLPALASTPNYKPPVAKKSDEGPVQKPDLALTGDVLKKNKLADILKKNRDDSRRKSEDEDDAKKGRSGSRTLNLEEARKSRRSKRQRRTGEDEENVIVKTVKRHRKSGPIERKSEATVSSPMTVRSLAEAMGRPARDLITIMFKHGEMVTINDALDDEMALEIAMELGVDLTIEPEEDFEDAITEILERPDTDFGMDLVARPPIVTVLGHVDHGKTTLVDRIRSSNVVDGEAGGITQHIAAYQVDHNGQKVTFVDTPGHAAFGEMRARGANVTDMVVLVVAADDGVMPQTVECISHAKAAGVPIVVAMNKCDLPDINEQRILTELSQHGILPSEWGGDVEVVRVSALQGTGIDDLLETLLLTAELQEFRTVDSIPADGVCLEGFMDEGRGPLAWALVRRGTLRIGDNICCGTSFGRVRAMYDDAGREIQEAGPSTPVKIAGLDHVPSAGSRFLVMDDIEQAREVAELREARGRSAVLAQRGGPVSLEDFFKQRDGMIQDLPLIIKADTPGSIEAIRSELGKFTHDEVKLKILHEGVGGVNESDVYLAASSGAIVIAFHVIAEDRAEALASQEGIQIRRYKIIYNVTDDIRQAMEGLLKPERVEVPTGRALVLRTFSISKVGTVAGCRVLNGTIDRSNRVHVIRDQTILNNYSIASLKREKDDAKEVREGFECGIRLDGFNDVKEGDLLEAYRIEERKRSLDE; encoded by the coding sequence TTGAAGATCCGAATCTTCGCACTGGCGAAGGAATTGGGACTCGATAGCAAGGACCTGATTCAACACTGCAATGACGCAGGGTTGAATGTCAAGAGCTCTGCGCTGGCAAGTATTTCGCCCGATGAGCGTGATCTCGTATTGAATTATCTCAAGTCACTCGAATCTGGATCAGCTCCTGTTGCTACAGAAGCAGTCGCGGCGGCTCCAGTCCGCGAAGCAGGTTCAACTCGCGAAATGCGGGAAATCAAAGGCGGAGCGGCCGCGAAGCAGGTCCAGCGCCGCGCTCCACGTAAGGAAAAAGCCAAAGAGGGTGAGGCAGATCTCACCACTGTCGATGAAGTCACTGAAGACTCATTCGTCGACACGCAGCCAGCAGATGCCGGTGAGGTTGGCGTCCAGTCGGACGATGCGACCCTGGTCGAAAACGCCGAAGTTCGCTCAGTTGAGAGTGACGCCGCTGCAACATCTGCTCAAGACGCTAGCGCAACTGCGTCTTCCACATCTGAAGAGCAAGAAGTTACTGCTGAAGATGCAACCCCGTCCGAGAATTTGTCAAAGGACTCTGAACAGTCTGTGCCAAGCCAACAAGTTTTAGAACCTCCTGTTGAAGCCAAAGGGGAATCGACAGAGACCCCAGCCTCTCAAGAGGGTGAGCCGACATCAAAAGAGGCTGCGTCAGCAGAGACCGCCGAAGGCGACTCCGGAGTCGACGCTCCAGCCGCTCAGGGCAGCCCCATCAGTCGCGATGATTACATCGACCCGACCGGAGGACGCAGCAGTGGTGGTGCCATTCGCGAAATGCGTCCACAGGGCTCAATGCGACATCGGCAACCGCGAAAAGACAAGAAACGCGGTCCAAGTTTGCCAGCCCTTGCGTCGACTCCCAACTACAAGCCACCTGTCGCCAAGAAGTCCGATGAAGGACCGGTTCAGAAACCGGACCTCGCACTGACTGGCGATGTTCTGAAGAAGAACAAGCTGGCCGACATCCTCAAAAAGAATCGTGACGACTCGCGTCGCAAGTCGGAGGATGAGGATGACGCCAAGAAGGGTCGCTCCGGCTCACGGACGCTGAACCTCGAAGAGGCCAGAAAGTCTCGCCGCAGCAAGCGTCAACGTCGTACCGGTGAAGACGAAGAAAACGTCATCGTCAAAACGGTCAAGCGACACCGCAAATCGGGACCGATTGAACGAAAGTCCGAAGCGACTGTCTCATCGCCGATGACCGTTCGCAGCCTGGCTGAAGCCATGGGACGCCCAGCTCGAGATTTGATCACCATCATGTTCAAGCATGGTGAAATGGTCACGATCAACGACGCTCTCGACGACGAAATGGCGCTCGAAATCGCCATGGAACTCGGTGTCGACCTCACAATCGAACCGGAAGAAGATTTCGAAGACGCGATCACGGAGATCCTCGAACGACCAGATACCGATTTCGGAATGGATCTTGTTGCACGGCCTCCAATCGTGACCGTGCTGGGACACGTCGATCACGGAAAAACAACTCTTGTCGACCGAATTCGTTCTTCGAATGTCGTCGATGGAGAAGCTGGCGGGATTACGCAGCACATCGCAGCCTATCAGGTGGATCACAACGGTCAGAAAGTGACGTTTGTCGATACGCCGGGTCACGCCGCGTTCGGTGAAATGCGAGCCCGTGGAGCCAATGTGACAGACATGGTCGTTCTGGTTGTGGCCGCCGACGACGGTGTGATGCCACAAACGGTCGAATGTATCAGTCACGCGAAGGCAGCCGGAGTTCCGATTGTCGTCGCTATGAACAAGTGCGACCTGCCGGACATCAATGAGCAACGAATTCTGACTGAGCTGTCTCAACATGGAATTCTTCCATCGGAGTGGGGCGGTGATGTCGAAGTGGTTCGAGTTTCAGCCCTTCAAGGAACTGGAATTGATGACCTTTTGGAGACATTGTTGCTGACTGCGGAACTTCAAGAGTTCCGAACAGTCGATTCCATTCCGGCCGACGGTGTCTGCCTCGAAGGTTTCATGGACGAAGGTCGCGGGCCATTGGCTTGGGCGCTCGTCCGCCGCGGAACGTTGCGAATCGGCGATAACATTTGCTGCGGAACGTCGTTTGGACGTGTTCGAGCGATGTACGACGACGCAGGCAGAGAAATTCAGGAAGCAGGTCCATCTACGCCGGTCAAGATCGCCGGATTGGACCACGTTCCAAGTGCTGGAAGCCGCTTCCTCGTGATGGACGACATCGAGCAGGCTCGCGAAGTCGCAGAACTGCGTGAAGCACGCGGTCGAAGTGCCGTGCTCGCTCAACGAGGCGGACCGGTTTCACTGGAAGACTTCTTCAAGCAACGCGACGGAATGATCCAGGATCTTCCGTTGATCATCAAAGCAGATACTCCCGGCTCGATCGAAGCGATTCGCAGCGAACTGGGCAAGTTTACGCATGATGAAGTGAAGCTGAAAATCCTCCACGAAGGTGTCGGAGGGGTGAACGAGAGTGATGTTTACCTCGCAGCATCTTCCGGTGCGATCGTCATTGCATTCCACGTCATCGCTGAAGATCGAGCGGAGGCACTGGCTTCTCAGGAAGGCATCCAGATTCGTCGCTACAAGATCATCTATAACGTGACGGATGACATTCGTCAGGCGATGGAAGGTCTGCTGAAGCCTGAACGAGTTGAAGTGCCGACAGGCAGGGCTCTTGTCCTTCGAACATTTTCGATCAGCAAGGTCGGAACTGTTGCAGGTTGCCGCGTGTTGAACGGCACCATCGATCGTTCGAACCGGGTCCATGTGATTCGTGATCAAACCATTCTCAACAACTACTCCATCGCTTCTCTGAAACGTGAGAAGGACGACGCGAAAGAGGTTCGAGAAGGATTCGAGTGCGGAATTCGTCTGGACGGGTTCAACGATGTCAAGGAAGGCGACTTGCTGGAAGCTTATCGCATCGAAGAACGGAAGCGATCGCTGGATGAATAA
- the nusA gene encoding transcription termination factor NusA, which translates to MNGSEVLRIVDAIHRDKGIEKEIVFSGIEAAILSAARKHYGEDSEIVVEIDRMSGDVSASLDETPLDSEELGDLLGRIAAQTAKQVMIQKIREAERDSVYDEYMELKSHLVSGVVTRTDHGVVSINLGKVEAILPKSEQIPGESHRVSDRVRAVVLDVRKAGSRVKVVLSRIHPEFVRRLFEVEIPEVSDRIIEVRSLSREAGYRSKVAVSCYDNNIDSVGACVGVRGSRIKTIVDELDGERIDIVRWNDSLQVLIPNAMQPAEVEDVILCPMLGRVIVLVRDDQLSLAIGKKGQNVRLASKLVGWDIEVMTQEELDEQLERSVAAFCQIPGITEDLAESLVSQGFFSFDDLSVIEPDHLQELSGFSAEECEKIVEHAENEAEREEQEADRRKALEREARRVEKEAAQLDAMTGKSLPDEKASDQAPAQATSAPQADEGAGTSSGSDNSSENQTTEAVEGDTPQGVAEDGGSEKSIVQGNGQDGPDAASEESSATKAEEQTEAGS; encoded by the coding sequence GTGATAAGGGGATCGAGAAAGAGATCGTCTTCAGCGGAATTGAGGCGGCGATTCTTTCGGCGGCGCGCAAGCACTACGGAGAAGATAGCGAGATTGTCGTTGAAATCGACAGAATGTCTGGAGATGTGTCAGCCAGTCTCGATGAGACTCCTCTGGATTCTGAAGAACTCGGTGATCTTCTCGGACGAATCGCTGCTCAAACTGCCAAGCAGGTGATGATTCAGAAGATTCGTGAGGCAGAACGCGACTCTGTGTACGATGAGTACATGGAGTTGAAGTCTCACCTGGTGAGTGGTGTTGTCACGCGAACCGATCATGGTGTGGTATCGATCAACCTCGGAAAAGTTGAAGCGATCCTCCCCAAGAGCGAGCAGATTCCTGGCGAATCACATCGTGTCAGCGACCGCGTTCGAGCAGTCGTTCTCGACGTTCGAAAAGCCGGAAGTCGTGTGAAAGTCGTTCTTTCGCGAATTCATCCGGAATTCGTTCGACGACTCTTCGAGGTGGAAATTCCCGAGGTTTCCGATCGCATTATCGAAGTGCGTTCACTCTCTCGAGAAGCAGGTTATCGCTCGAAAGTGGCTGTTTCCTGTTACGATAATAATATTGACAGTGTCGGGGCGTGTGTTGGAGTTCGCGGTTCGCGAATTAAAACAATCGTCGATGAGCTCGACGGCGAACGCATTGATATCGTTCGCTGGAACGACTCATTGCAGGTTCTGATTCCAAATGCGATGCAGCCAGCAGAGGTAGAGGACGTGATTCTCTGCCCAATGCTCGGTCGAGTCATCGTGCTCGTGAGGGATGATCAACTTTCTCTCGCGATCGGCAAGAAGGGACAGAACGTCCGGCTGGCTTCGAAGCTGGTCGGTTGGGACATCGAAGTGATGACCCAGGAGGAACTCGATGAGCAGCTCGAGCGATCAGTCGCTGCGTTCTGTCAGATTCCCGGAATTACCGAAGATCTGGCAGAGTCGCTAGTTTCACAAGGCTTCTTCAGCTTCGACGATCTCTCGGTTATCGAGCCGGATCACCTTCAGGAACTGAGCGGGTTCAGTGCTGAAGAATGTGAAAAAATCGTCGAACATGCAGAAAATGAAGCGGAACGTGAAGAGCAGGAGGCGGATCGTCGAAAAGCATTAGAGCGGGAAGCACGTCGCGTTGAGAAAGAGGCAGCTCAACTTGATGCGATGACAGGAAAATCGCTGCCAGATGAGAAGGCGTCAGATCAGGCCCCGGCTCAGGCAACCTCAGCGCCTCAGGCTGATGAGGGTGCAGGTACCTCAAGCGGCTCCGATAATTCATCAGAGAACCAGACGACGGAAGCTGTTGAGGGCGACACTCCACAGGGTGTTGCAGAGGATGGTGGTTCTGAAAAGAGCATTGTTCAAGGCAACGGGCAAGATGGCCCGGACGCCGCGAGCGAAGAAAGCTCCGCCACGAAAGCTGAGGAGCAGACAGAAGCTGGTTCGTAG
- a CDS encoding protein kinase, whose translation MTTCPECGAKLSSDDLVVCPKCKHSLKQDDAESHSSETFMEDELPEQFDQDGALEGTLDLNAVEEPESISEFIVESFGDEDDGNTLADQTFVLPEEQDDEDSIAETADGTFFQDSGDADRTIDGGLSEVLSQESEADQTFVMDSVDGDANQGDQVPTIGDATIDVQQREDEQAQRTLPDVYPSAPSNEELKTLNLNWDAEEEASPGATIKATRFGGGDSLPQQVTESRRSSMRSIPNRSVSTATDKMTLVTAPEYELRKVLGEGGMGIVWSARQTSVDRDVAIKMIKGTKDQKQNQRDKFLAEAIVTSDLDHPNIVPIYDLGNDSQGALFYAMKQVQGTPWSKVINEKSLHENLEILLRTADAIAFAHARGVIHRDLKPENIMLGDFGEVLVMDWGLALPTKHFEKSESVNIPPAMGGTPAYMAPEMATGPINRISETSDVYLLGAMLWEIVTGSPPHPGKSVKDALLAAMRNTIRETDQQGELIEIARKAMSTAPQQRHQSVSELQKELRSYLDHSESLALAKRARQDLKVAESSGDYRDYSKAVFGFEQAHELWEGNQEARSGIDQANFAYATHARTKGDYDLALSLLSQKLPEHQELRGEIEFDRTERDARRRRLEVAKRTMAAMVAGILIVVTGAFFWIRSERNFAVEQQEIAVKERDRATVQQEIAEEQRDLATEQKQIAEEARSNLQVALTEVDNQREIAETERDEAQRQRKIADDQRILAEDNQRKAEAAKEAEEYKAYIARIGLASAKIEENAFDVAVSLLNQCPPHLRDWEWGRLMHLCEQISTEFNTAGPVDDVAVSPDNKLLLTASWDHAARIWDLQTKEVVREFPQAGLYVHSACWSPDQKYVALGGSDPEGLIRIFNSTTGEQLASFNGHSDAVLHVEFSPDGQQLISCSYDETARLWDVSDIQKPRELVVLDGHSWWVWDAAFAPDFNLNSASSPQQLVTVSQDGKAIVWSIDATAPETDSMAVRFVAQETLDREPQVRARQDAIFMMHDGPIYSVAYSPNGQYVATGGYDSRILLWNPSELPAFDLGQILNDEVPEPEFNALDGHSSSIHALCFSNDGELLISGGRDNSIKVWDTKSVSTIKTFRGHFGEVRAVDVSSDGRTIFSGAKDSRAVAWNIDQYEEIRVLNGRSLSGHSDAILNVAYDPEGSRIVTASRDRTGRIWNAHTGELELTLAEGHQFLTSNAVFLPDGRILATAAADDTVRLWDVATGAQILEIPKTGQSAVIGISFDGKWLLTGSNDQSTQLWRLDEVLKLASIESIDSVEDLPIKPVSLEGHHGRVTSVSFAPDRNQLVTCDSNGRMILWDAETAEVIWEVRHHNRLISQVAFTPDGQQILTACHDHTVGTVDASTGAEIVDQVLGHSTAVTGLTVSPDGRSVVSVSLLENDLLNPGSRVVVWDRASGQKRLAVDVESFSVNDVSFFPDGERVLCVCNDNTVRVLDLKSMLADNSLSQPVLDFEVVGGLVWSAKFDPDGKSILTVGGTDARLWDATTRREVMAFRPHGAVASASFSPDGTLVATGSWDNSVKIWNTSTGHVVEKLQGGHDSYVNSVRFSPDGLQVLTSSDDQTAKLWNVETKSVEVSFTGHTGRVRLAIFSPDASQVLTVSNDRTARLWDRKNGKQLRVFSGHEWAVLAGAFSPDGKLIATAGEDNTAKIWDAATGDLITTCEGHTSAVTSVAFSQDSARLFTASADASAKVWDATPGRGGTEIFTLAQQRGELTSLAVSPDGRNVVTSGRNGVATIWLTSDWKNEGDHTEASLPQNQ comes from the coding sequence ATGACAACTTGTCCTGAATGTGGTGCGAAACTCTCGTCCGACGATCTGGTTGTGTGTCCTAAGTGTAAGCATTCGCTGAAGCAGGATGACGCTGAAAGCCATTCCAGTGAAACGTTTATGGAGGACGAACTCCCGGAACAGTTTGATCAGGATGGGGCACTTGAAGGCACGCTGGACCTCAACGCAGTCGAAGAACCTGAATCGATTTCGGAGTTCATTGTCGAGTCATTTGGAGACGAAGACGACGGCAATACTTTAGCGGATCAAACGTTCGTGCTGCCGGAGGAACAGGACGACGAGGATAGCATTGCCGAAACGGCGGACGGCACCTTCTTCCAGGATTCAGGAGATGCGGACAGGACGATCGACGGTGGACTATCTGAAGTCCTCAGTCAGGAGTCCGAGGCAGATCAAACGTTTGTCATGGATTCGGTGGACGGGGACGCCAATCAAGGTGATCAAGTTCCGACGATTGGCGATGCCACGATCGACGTTCAGCAACGGGAAGATGAACAGGCGCAGCGAACGCTTCCCGATGTCTATCCGTCTGCTCCAAGCAATGAAGAGCTGAAGACACTTAACCTGAACTGGGATGCTGAAGAAGAGGCTTCTCCCGGGGCAACGATCAAAGCGACTCGGTTCGGCGGAGGCGACAGTCTTCCGCAGCAGGTGACTGAGTCTCGTCGTTCAAGCATGCGGTCCATTCCCAATCGGTCGGTCTCAACCGCGACCGATAAGATGACTCTCGTCACCGCACCGGAGTATGAACTCCGGAAAGTTCTTGGCGAAGGTGGGATGGGGATTGTCTGGTCAGCACGGCAGACTTCGGTCGACCGTGATGTCGCGATTAAGATGATCAAAGGGACCAAAGATCAGAAGCAAAACCAGCGTGACAAGTTTCTCGCCGAAGCGATTGTCACCAGTGACCTGGATCATCCCAACATCGTTCCGATCTACGATCTCGGGAACGACTCTCAAGGCGCACTCTTCTATGCGATGAAGCAAGTGCAGGGTACGCCCTGGTCAAAGGTCATCAACGAAAAGTCGTTGCACGAAAACCTGGAGATTCTGCTGCGTACTGCCGATGCAATTGCTTTCGCGCATGCACGGGGAGTCATTCACCGCGACCTCAAGCCCGAGAACATCATGCTCGGGGACTTCGGTGAAGTACTCGTGATGGACTGGGGTCTCGCTCTCCCGACAAAGCATTTTGAGAAGTCGGAAAGCGTCAACATCCCTCCGGCGATGGGAGGGACACCCGCTTACATGGCACCAGAAATGGCGACCGGACCGATCAATCGGATTTCGGAAACCAGCGATGTTTACCTTCTGGGGGCTATGTTATGGGAGATCGTCACGGGGTCTCCTCCGCATCCAGGTAAGAGTGTGAAAGACGCACTTCTCGCTGCGATGCGAAACACCATCCGGGAGACGGATCAACAGGGGGAACTGATTGAGATCGCACGGAAAGCGATGTCGACAGCGCCTCAACAGCGTCATCAGTCAGTTTCAGAACTGCAGAAGGAGCTGCGATCTTATCTCGATCATTCAGAGAGTCTGGCTCTCGCGAAACGGGCTCGTCAGGATCTCAAAGTCGCCGAGTCTTCAGGCGACTATCGGGACTATTCCAAAGCGGTCTTCGGATTTGAACAAGCTCACGAATTGTGGGAAGGCAATCAAGAAGCCCGTTCGGGAATCGATCAGGCCAACTTCGCTTACGCCACGCACGCGCGAACGAAAGGGGATTACGATCTCGCATTGTCGCTTCTTTCTCAGAAGCTTCCGGAACATCAGGAACTGCGTGGAGAAATTGAGTTTGACCGGACCGAACGCGATGCTCGTCGACGTCGGCTGGAAGTCGCCAAGCGAACGATGGCTGCCATGGTGGCCGGAATTCTGATCGTCGTGACCGGTGCGTTCTTCTGGATTCGATCCGAACGAAACTTCGCAGTCGAGCAACAGGAGATTGCAGTCAAGGAGCGGGATCGTGCCACTGTTCAGCAGGAAATTGCCGAAGAGCAGCGGGACCTCGCGACTGAACAAAAACAGATCGCTGAAGAGGCTCGCTCGAACCTGCAAGTTGCTTTGACTGAAGTCGACAATCAGCGTGAGATCGCAGAGACTGAACGAGATGAAGCCCAGCGTCAGCGAAAGATCGCAGACGATCAGCGGATTCTCGCTGAGGACAATCAACGCAAAGCGGAAGCAGCGAAAGAAGCTGAGGAATACAAAGCGTACATTGCCCGAATCGGCTTGGCTTCGGCGAAAATTGAAGAGAACGCGTTTGATGTCGCTGTCTCGCTTTTGAATCAATGTCCTCCCCATCTGCGTGACTGGGAGTGGGGGCGATTGATGCACCTTTGCGAGCAAATTTCGACCGAATTTAATACAGCCGGACCGGTCGATGACGTCGCGGTTTCTCCTGACAATAAGCTTCTGCTCACAGCGAGTTGGGACCATGCAGCGAGAATCTGGGATCTCCAGACGAAGGAAGTCGTCCGAGAATTTCCGCAAGCTGGTCTCTATGTTCATTCCGCCTGCTGGTCTCCGGATCAGAAATACGTTGCACTCGGGGGGAGTGATCCCGAAGGTCTGATTCGGATTTTCAATTCGACAACCGGAGAACAACTCGCGAGCTTCAACGGTCACAGCGATGCTGTTTTGCATGTCGAGTTTTCACCTGATGGCCAACAACTCATCAGCTGTTCGTATGATGAGACAGCACGTCTTTGGGATGTGTCCGACATTCAGAAACCTCGCGAACTCGTCGTTCTCGATGGCCATTCGTGGTGGGTTTGGGATGCAGCGTTCGCACCTGACTTCAACCTGAATTCAGCATCGTCGCCGCAGCAACTTGTCACCGTCAGCCAGGACGGAAAAGCAATCGTCTGGTCCATCGATGCAACCGCTCCTGAAACCGATTCAATGGCTGTACGATTTGTCGCGCAGGAAACGCTTGATCGTGAACCTCAGGTTCGAGCGAGACAAGATGCCATTTTCATGATGCACGACGGACCGATTTACTCCGTCGCGTATTCTCCGAATGGGCAGTACGTCGCGACAGGCGGCTACGACTCTCGGATTCTCTTGTGGAATCCGTCCGAGCTCCCGGCATTTGATCTCGGTCAGATTCTGAACGACGAAGTTCCCGAACCGGAATTCAATGCTCTTGATGGTCATTCTTCGTCGATCCACGCACTCTGTTTTTCCAACGACGGCGAGTTGCTCATTTCTGGAGGGCGCGACAATTCGATCAAGGTCTGGGATACAAAAAGTGTGTCGACCATTAAAACGTTTCGCGGTCACTTCGGGGAAGTTCGTGCAGTCGACGTTTCCTCCGACGGTCGGACAATTTTTTCGGGAGCAAAGGACAGTCGAGCGGTCGCCTGGAACATTGATCAGTACGAGGAAATTCGTGTCCTCAATGGAAGAAGCCTTTCCGGGCACAGCGACGCAATTTTGAACGTTGCTTACGATCCAGAAGGTTCACGAATTGTCACTGCCAGTCGAGATCGGACCGGGAGGATTTGGAACGCTCACACGGGGGAGTTGGAATTGACACTCGCAGAAGGGCATCAGTTTCTGACGTCAAATGCGGTCTTTCTCCCCGACGGTCGCATTCTTGCGACAGCAGCAGCGGATGACACGGTTCGCCTTTGGGATGTTGCGACAGGTGCTCAGATTCTGGAGATTCCCAAAACCGGGCAATCAGCTGTGATAGGAATCTCTTTCGACGGGAAGTGGCTGCTCACCGGAAGCAATGATCAGTCGACTCAGTTGTGGCGACTGGATGAAGTGTTGAAGCTGGCGTCGATTGAATCGATCGATTCAGTTGAAGATCTTCCCATCAAACCTGTCAGCCTCGAAGGACATCACGGTCGCGTCACGTCCGTCAGTTTCGCCCCCGACAGGAATCAACTGGTGACATGTGATTCGAACGGGAGAATGATTCTCTGGGATGCAGAAACGGCCGAAGTCATCTGGGAAGTCCGGCATCACAACCGACTGATTTCGCAAGTCGCTTTCACTCCGGACGGTCAGCAAATTCTGACAGCTTGCCATGATCATACGGTTGGAACAGTCGACGCGAGCACGGGTGCAGAGATTGTTGATCAAGTACTCGGTCATTCAACAGCCGTCACCGGCCTGACAGTTTCTCCGGATGGTCGTTCCGTAGTTTCAGTCAGTCTGCTTGAGAATGACCTACTGAATCCGGGCTCGAGAGTCGTTGTGTGGGATCGGGCTTCCGGGCAGAAGCGTTTAGCTGTCGACGTTGAATCGTTCAGCGTGAACGACGTTTCATTCTTTCCCGATGGCGAACGGGTGTTGTGTGTTTGCAATGACAATACTGTTCGAGTTCTCGATCTGAAATCGATGTTGGCAGACAATTCATTGAGTCAACCCGTCTTGGACTTCGAAGTCGTTGGAGGACTGGTGTGGTCTGCGAAATTCGATCCAGATGGCAAATCGATCCTCACAGTCGGCGGAACTGATGCTCGTTTATGGGATGCGACAACTCGTCGAGAAGTGATGGCGTTTCGACCGCATGGAGCTGTCGCTTCAGCGAGTTTTTCACCCGACGGAACGCTCGTCGCCACGGGAAGCTGGGACAACTCGGTCAAGATCTGGAATACGTCCACCGGTCACGTTGTCGAGAAGCTTCAGGGCGGACACGATTCCTACGTCAACAGTGTTCGGTTCTCTCCGGATGGTCTCCAGGTTCTCACCTCTTCGGATGATCAAACGGCCAAACTCTGGAACGTGGAAACGAAGTCTGTCGAAGTCTCCTTCACCGGCCACACCGGTCGTGTACGTCTCGCGATTTTTTCACCCGATGCAAGCCAGGTTCTCACAGTTTCCAACGACCGGACAGCTCGACTGTGGGATCGAAAAAACGGAAAGCAGCTGCGAGTCTTCAGCGGTCATGAGTGGGCTGTGTTGGCGGGAGCGTTTTCTCCTGACGGAAAGCTGATCGCCACTGCTGGCGAAGATAACACTGCGAAGATCTGGGATGCTGCCACGGGAGATTTGATCACGACGTGTGAAGGACATACTTCGGCTGTCACCAGCGTCGCCTTTTCTCAAGACAGTGCCCGTTTGTTCACCGCGAGTGCGGATGCCTCAGCCAAGGTCTGGGACGCGACTCCGGGGCGCGGTGGCACTGAAATCTTCACGCTCGCTCAACAGCGAGGTGAATTAACATCGCTCGCTGTCTCGCCTGATGGACGAAACGTCGTTACCTCTGGTCGCAATGGAGTCGCCACGATTTGGTTGACGAGCGATTGGAAGAACGAAGGCGATCACACCGAGGCTTCGCTACCGCAGAATCAGTGA